A window of the Danio aesculapii chromosome 10, fDanAes4.1, whole genome shotgun sequence genome harbors these coding sequences:
- the sgsm1b gene encoding small G protein signaling modulator 1 encodes MGESETRQRLLRNVKKEVKQIMEEAVTRKFVHEDSSHIISFCGVVEACVLHGLKRRAAGFLRSNKLAALFMKVGKMFPPAEDLCRKVQELEQIIENKQNQSQMSQESVRKQPRPPNLSPLAIKHLWIRTALTQKLLDKIVLYLVENSSKFYEREALLRDPVDGPILASLLVGPCALEYTKAKTANHFWTDPSADELVQRHRIHSGHCRQDSPTKRPALIQKRQSSGSMDDRPSLWARDYVESLHQNSRATLLFGKNNVLVQPTDDMEAIPGYLSLHQTADLMTLKWTPNQLMNGNTEFDYEKSVYWDFAMTIRLEEIVYLHCHQQVDSGGTVVLVSQDGIQRPPFRFPKGGHLLQFLTCLETGLLPHGQLDPPLWSQRGKGKVFPKLRKRSPHGSCESFSDKDEDEATDYVFRIIYPGSQEFVAPELIEQAVNMWQPTPRKSSCSSCSQNGSSDGGLPNGCNHDRAPLKLLCETMKHQIISRAFYGWLAYCRHLSTVRTHLSALVNATIVEPDIPYDAKGGLSAEVWKSFLQDCSAYEEEELLRLVYYGGVEPSLRKEVWPFLLGHYHFTMSPEERKEVDEQIRACYEQTMSEWLGCEAIVRQREKEQHAAALAKCASGASVDRGSRQDSTISTDSSQSSNSDKQNNAGSHSDSNSSTQVFGSVDEVDPIESEPKPKDEKPQPKIPNGALPNCTSSPDSGHPSSRNFSVTSAMSDCSPSTEETSTQESKGNQPDPEEKPKEEQPENRSTSQDTEKEAAITTQNLSVCSEAELTKPVESDKLRTSRTETDQIEDAMSKNPGDLSKPEVIPSAETDARKSEVNECEVQSLKDPAEGSRSSESKQAEDADAVGLSVVDENTKSNTEQETGLKVNEGSKCQPSAPESTPEDMNISQYLSSESKTGQETGLNVTEDSKCQPSAPQSTPEDTNISQNLSSKSKTGQEMGLTVNEDAKCQPSAPESTPDDTKTSQYLSSESNTKQKANEDSKCHPSAPESTPEDMNISQNLSSESKTGQETGLNVTEDSKCQPSAPESTPDDTKTSRNLSSESNTKQKTTEDSKCQPSAPESTSDAMKISQNLPSESNMEQETGLKVNKDSKCQPSAPESTSDAMKISQNLPSESNMEQETGLKVNEDSKCQPSAPESTSDKMKTSQNLSSESYTDKETSLKVNEDSKCQPSALESTPDDMKTSQNLSSGPQNVPQTAPQTISWDSDRNRARSIIKQMTESEPESCGPLTSQSKPSPDMSDDSPSALEMEEIPSSVVYMSSESSMCRTPLTLARPVAPCTTAGEKSPMGMPALELCMEPGVNTTPEGTDSALSEEEPEMDNLFPKPDSLAVTGDKNDIASPVSSIGTTYSQELVDLYTLNLHRIDKDVQRCDRNYWYFTPANLEKLRNIMCSYVWQHLDIGYVQGMCDLLAPLLVILDDEAMAFSCFTELMKRMNQNFPHGGAMDTHFANMRSLIQILDSELFELMQQNGDYTHFYFCYRWFLLDFKREMVYDDVFSVWETIWAARYASSEHFVLFIALALVELYRDIILENNMDFTDIIKFFNEMAERHDVPKLLLMARDLVHKVQILIENK; translated from the exons GTCAAGCAGATCATGGAGGAGGCCGTGACACGCAAGTTTGTGCATGAAGACAGCAGTCACATAATATCTTTCTGCG GTGTTGTGGAAGCGTGTGTTCTTCATGGGCTGAAGCGACGGGCCGCTGGGTTCCTGCGCAGCAACAAACTGGCGGCTCTGTTCATGAAGGTGGGCAAGATGTTTCCACCGGCGGAGGATCTGTGCCGAAAGGTGCAGGAGCTGGAACAAATCATCGAGAACAA ACAAAATCAGAGTCAGATGAGTCAGGAGAGTGTCCGAAAGCAGCCCAGGCCACCAAACCTGTCTCCTCTGGCCATCAAACACCTCTGGATCCGCACCGCGCTCACACAGAAGCTGCTGGACAAGATCGTCCTGTACCTGGTGGAGAACAGCAG TAAGTTTTACGAAAGAGAAGCTCTTCTGCGGGATCCAGTTGACGGCCCGATCCTTGCGTCTTTGCTGG TGGGTCCCTGCGCGCTGGAGTACACCAAAGCAAAGACAGCCAATCACTTCTGGACGGATCCGTCAGCTGATGAACTGGTGCAGAGACACCGCATTCACAGCGGACACTGCCGACAGGACTCGCCCACTAAACGCCCGGCTCTC ATTCAGAAGAGGCAGTCGAGCGGCAGTATGGATGACAGGCCTTCGCTCTGGGCTCGGGATTACGTCGAATCTCTTCATCAAAACTCCAGGGCCACGCTGCTCTTCGGGAAGAACAATGTCCTCGTGCAGCCG ACAGACGACATGGAAGCAATCCCAGGATACCTTTCTTTACACCAGACGGCGGATCTCATGACGCTGAAATGGACGCCGAACCAGCTGATGAACGGAAACACTGAGTTTGATTATGAAAAGAG TGTTTATTGGGATTTTGCGATGACCATCCGTCTAGAGGAAATCGTTTATCTGCACTGCCATCAGCAAG TGGACAGTGGGGGTACTGTGGTTCTGGTCAGTCAAGACGGGATCCAAAGGCCTCCGTTTCGTTTCCCAAAAGGAGGACACCTGCTCCAGTTCCTCACCTGTCTGGAAACAGGTCTCCTTCCTCATGGACAACTGGATCCTCCTCTGTGGTCCCAAAGAGGAAAG GGAAAAGTGTTTCCAAAACTGCGTAAAAGGAGTCCGCATGGATCCTGTGAGTCTTTCTCTGACAAGGATGAAGATGAGGCCACTGATTATGTGTTCCGGATTATATACCCAGGCAGTCAAGAGTTCG TGGCACCAGAACTGATCGAGCAGGCTGTGAATATGTGGCAGCCGACGCCCAGGAAGTCGTCTTGCTCATCCTGTTCGCAGAACGGCTCATCGGACGGCGGGCTTCCCAACGGATGCAACCACGACAG GGCGCCGCTCAAGTTACTCTGTGAGACCATGAAGCACCAGATCATTTCCCGCGCTTTCTACGGCT GGTTGGCGTATTGCCGTCACTTGTCCACCGTCCGTACGCACCTCTCGGCTCTGGTAAATGCTACTATTGTTGAGCCCGACATCCCTTATGATGCCAAAGGCGGACTGTCAGCAGAAGTGTGGAAGTCATTTCTACAGGACTGCTCT GCGTATGAGGAGGAGGAGCTGCTTCGGCTGGTGTATTATGGTGGTGTGGAGCCGTCTCTGCGGAAAGAGGTCTGGCCTTTCCTGTTAGGACACTACCACTTCACTATGAGCCCCGAAGAACGCAAAGAG GTGGACGAGCAGATCCGGGCGTGCTACGAGCAGACCATGAGTGAGTGGCTGGGATGTGAAGCCATCGTGCGCCAGCGGGAGAAGGAGCAGCACGCAGCCGCTCTGGCCAAATGTGCGTCTGGTGCCAGTGTGGACCGAGGGTCACGCCAGGACTCCACCATCAGCACGGAT tcGTCTCAGAGCAGCAACTCGGATAAACAGAATAATGCAGGATCACACAGCGACTCCAACAGCAGCACTCAG GTGTTTGGCTCTGTAGATGAAGTGGATCCGATCGAATCTGAGCCCAAACCAAAAGACGAGAAGCCGCAGCCCAAAATCCCCAACGGCGCTCTCCCGAACTGCACTAGCTCTCCAGACTCCGGACACCCATCGTCCCGCAACTTCTCCGTGACCTCAGCAATGTCCGACTGCTCTCCCAGCACAGAGGAGACTTCAACACAAGAGTCCAAAGGAAATCAGCCCGACCCAGAGGAGAAACCCAAAGAGGAGCAACCAGAAAACAGGTCAACCAGTCAGGATACAGAGAAAGAAGCTGCCATTACTACACAAAACCTGAGTGTATGTTCAGAAGCCGAGCTGACGAAACCTGTAGAAAGCGACAAACTGCGGACTTCTAGGACTGAAACAGATCAGATCGAAGATGCAATGTCAAAAAACCCAGGTGATTTGTCTAAACCTGAAGTAATCCCTAGTGCTGAAACAGATGCAAGAAAATCAGAAGTAAATGAGTGTGAAGTTCAGTCATTAAAAGATCCCGCTGAGGGAAGCCGATCATCAGAATCAAAACAGGCTGAAGATGCAGATGCTGTGGGTTTATCAGTTGTGGATGAAAAcacaaaatcaaacacggagCAAGAAACAGGTCTAAAAGTGAACGAAGGCTCCAAATGTCAACCATCGGCTCCAGAATCAACACCAGAAGACATGAATATCTCTCAATATCTATCTTCTGAATCAAAAACAGGGCAAGAAACGGGTCTAAACGTGACCGAAGACTCCAAATGTCAACCATCGGCTCCACAATCAACACCAGAAGACACGAATATCTCTCAGAATCTCTCTTCTAAATCAAAAACAGGGCAAGAAATGGGTCTAACTGTGAATGAAGATGCCAAATGTCAACCATCAGCTCCAGAATCAACACCAGACGACACTAAAACTTCCCAATATCTCTCATCTGAATCAAACACGAAGCAAAAAGCAAATGAAGACTCCAAATGTCATCCATCAGCTCCAGAATCAACACCAGAAGACATGAATATCTCTCAAAATCTCTCTTCTGAATCAAAAACAGGGCAAGAAACAGGTCTAAACGTGACCGAAGACTCCAAATGTCAACCATCAGCTCCAGAATCAACACCAGATGACACGAAAACCTCCCGAAATCTCTCATCCGAATCAAACACGAAGCAAAAAACGACCGAAGACTCCAAATGTCAACCATCTGCTCCAGAATCAACATCAGACGCCATGAAAATCTCCCAAAATCTCCCATCTGAATCAAACATGGAGCAAGAAACAGGTCTAAAAGTGAACAAAGACTCCAAATGTCAACCATCTGCTCCAGAATCAACATCAGACGCCATGAAAATCTCCCAAAATCTCCCATCTGAATCAAACATGGAGCAAGAAACAGGTCTAAAAGTCAATGAAGACTCCAAATGTCAACCATCTGCTCCAGAATCAACATCAGACAAGATGAAGACCTCCCAAAATCTCTCATCTGAATCATACACGGATAAAGAAACAAGTTTAAAAGTAAACGAAGACTCCAAATGTCAACCATCTGCTCTAGAATCAACACCCGACGACATGAAAACCTCTCAAAATCTCTCATCTGGACCACAGAATGTGCCTCAAACCGCTCCACAAACCATCAGCTGGGACTCCGACCGCAACCGAGCCAGATCAATAATCAAACAGATGACAGAATCGGAGCCTGAGAGCTGCGGGCCGCTCACATCCCAGTCCAAACCCTCTCCGGACATGTCAGATGACTCTCCGTCAGCTTTAGAGATGGAGGAGATCCCTTCATCCGTGGTGTACATGTCCTCCGAGAGCTCCATGTGCAGGACGCCTCTGACTTTGGCTCGTCCCGTGGCTCCGTGCACCACCGCCGGGGAGAAATCGCCCATGGGAATGCCCGCTCTAGAGCTGTGCATGGAGCCGGGCGTCAATACCACCCCAGAGGGAACCGATTCTGCGCTCTCCGAGGAGGAACCTGAGATGGACAACTTATTCCCCAAACCAGACTCTCTAGCGGTCACCGGAGACAAGAACGACATCGCCTCGCCAGTGTCCTCAATAGGGACCACCTACTCG CAGGAGCTGGTGGATCTCTACACACTCAATCTACACCGCATCGACAAAGACGTCCAGCGATGTGACAGAAACTACTGGTATTTCACCCCAGCCAACCTGGAGAAACTGCGCAACATCATGTGCAG tTATGTGTGGCAGCACCTTGACATCGGGTACGTCCAGGGAATGTGTGACTTACTAGCTCCTCTGCTGGTCATCCTGGATGATG AGGCCATGGCCTTCAGCTGCTTCACGGAGCTCATGAAGCGCATGAACCAGAACTTCCCTCACGGAGGAGCCATGGACACACACTTCGCCAACATGCGTTCCCTCATCCAG ATCCTGGACTCGGAGCTGTTCGAGCTGATGCAGCAGAACGGAGACTACACACACTTCTACTTCTGCTACCGCTGGTTCCTGCTGGACTTCAAGAGAG AAATGGTGTATGATGACGTGTTCTCCGTGTGGGAGACCATCTGGGCCGCCCGTTACGCCTCGTCTGAGCACTTCGTCCTGTTCATCGCGCTGGCCTTGGTGGAGCTGTACCGAGACATCATCCTGGAGAACAACATGGACTTCACAGACATCATCAAGTTCTTTAACG AAATGGCTGAACGTCATGATGTCCCAAAGCTGCTGCTTATGGCCCGAGACCTGGTGCACAAAGTCCAGATCCTGATCGAGAACAAGTGA